A window from bacterium encodes these proteins:
- a CDS encoding TetR/AcrR family transcriptional regulator, with the protein MSLPTEPTSTPDRANHRQRQKEETRRIVRECAAELFEQKGFAKTTMRELATRAGVGLGTIFKHFPDKGSLLVACYREDIGEVTRRGLATLPEGDLQAQLLHLTTRLYAFYAQRPALSRVLARESTLMEGTGADEMRKLFADFLERVAELFAIAQERGELGANIDCQDATAAFWSFYYSGLIGGLMAPEFSVEAMVEFVRRLLEQHFQGIIASDRPSGTKSK; encoded by the coding sequence ATGAGCCTGCCAACAGAACCCACGAGCACACCCGACAGAGCGAACCATCGCCAGCGTCAGAAAGAAGAGACCCGACGAATCGTGCGAGAGTGCGCCGCCGAACTCTTCGAACAGAAGGGCTTCGCGAAGACCACCATGCGCGAACTCGCGACGCGGGCAGGTGTTGGGCTCGGGACGATCTTCAAACACTTCCCGGACAAGGGCTCCCTTCTGGTGGCCTGCTATCGCGAGGACATCGGTGAAGTCACACGACGCGGGCTCGCGACGCTACCCGAAGGCGATCTTCAGGCTCAACTCCTCCACCTGACAACGAGACTCTATGCCTTCTATGCGCAACGGCCCGCGCTCTCGAGAGTTCTCGCGCGCGAATCCACGCTCATGGAAGGAACCGGCGCAGACGAAATGCGGAAACTCTTCGCAGACTTCCTGGAACGTGTCGCCGAACTCTTCGCGATCGCACAGGAACGCGGCGAACTCGGAGCGAACATCGACTGCCAGGACGCCACCGCAGCATTCTGGTCCTTCTACTATTCAGGACTGATCGGAGGTCTCATGGCGCCGGAGTTCTCGGTGGAAGCGATGGTGGAATTCGTACGGAGGCTCCTCGAACAGCACTTCCAGGGGATCATCGCGAGTGATCGCCCTTCGGGAACCAAATCGAAATGA
- a CDS encoding TetR/AcrR family transcriptional regulator → MSKKAQQSDRTRRSLVRVARRLFGERGYEATFIDEVARKSRMTKGALYHQFRDKRDLFAAVLDEEVVALVEDTRERASTALRDSQSPRSSIRLALAGMQILLDHLSEPIVRQIVLLDGPVVLGHQRWQEILYPLHRGLVRSILRSAGKRGEIAPELADPLSSLLFGVLQEMALTIGHAEDPEAKRTELAGAARWILERVLRDEAPPA, encoded by the coding sequence ATGTCGAAAAAGGCCCAGCAATCGGACCGGACCCGGCGCAGTCTGGTGCGGGTGGCCAGACGCCTGTTCGGTGAACGCGGTTATGAGGCGACCTTCATAGACGAAGTCGCTCGCAAGTCGCGCATGACCAAGGGCGCGCTCTATCACCAGTTTCGCGACAAACGCGATCTGTTTGCGGCCGTGCTGGACGAAGAAGTAGTCGCTCTCGTGGAAGACACGCGCGAACGCGCGTCGACTGCTTTGCGCGACAGCCAGAGTCCTCGAAGCTCGATCCGTCTTGCGTTGGCGGGAATGCAGATCCTGCTCGATCACCTCTCCGAACCAATCGTCCGTCAGATCGTGCTGCTCGACGGGCCAGTTGTACTCGGCCATCAGCGCTGGCAAGAAATCCTGTATCCACTGCACCGTGGCCTGGTCCGTTCGATTCTGCGCTCGGCTGGAAAGCGAGGCGAAATCGCGCCCGAACTGGCCGACCCTCTCAGTTCGCTGTTGTTCGGAGTTCTTCAGGAAATGGCCCTGACCATCGGCCACGCCGAGGACCCCGAGGCCAAACGCACCGAACTCGCCGGCGCCGCACGCTGGATCCTCGAACGCGTGCTGCGAGACGAGGCCCCACCGGCCTGA